Proteins encoded in a region of the Elusimicrobiaceae bacterium genome:
- the ispG gene encoding flavodoxin-dependent (E)-4-hydroxy-3-methylbut-2-enyl-diphosphate synthase, translating to MFTRARTRTVGIGPFKVGGGNLVRVQSMCNTDTRDTEATVAQIRRLENAGCEIIRVAVPDMAAAQALGVIKKRISIPLVADIHFDWRLALEAVRQGVAKIRINPGNIGDRGRVREVALACSGSGVPIRIGVNAGSLKALRMVEGKPAWSPEKWAEIMVEEALSEAAELEACGFHDILVSLKADDVERTLMACRLFARKSDIPQHIGVTEAGSFLPGVVKSSMALGSLLGEGLGDTVRVSLTEDPVLQVRTAYEILKGLGLRCYGPDIISCPTCGRCQVDVHGTVSELESRIYGDPALRHKAEGLKIAVMGCVVNGPGEARSADFGIAGGKNVGVWIENGRPGRQIPCGRWIAELIEKIQSL from the coding sequence ATGTTTACCAGAGCGCGGACCCGCACGGTCGGCATCGGGCCGTTTAAGGTGGGCGGCGGCAACCTCGTGCGCGTGCAGTCAATGTGCAACACCGACACGCGCGACACCGAAGCGACGGTGGCCCAGATCAGGCGGCTGGAAAACGCCGGCTGCGAAATCATCCGCGTAGCCGTGCCTGACATGGCGGCGGCGCAGGCGCTCGGCGTCATAAAAAAACGGATTTCGATTCCGCTCGTGGCGGATATACATTTTGACTGGCGGCTCGCGCTTGAGGCCGTGCGGCAGGGTGTGGCGAAAATCCGCATCAATCCCGGCAATATCGGCGACAGGGGCCGCGTGCGCGAGGTGGCGCTCGCCTGCTCCGGTTCGGGCGTTCCCATCCGTATCGGCGTGAACGCGGGTTCATTGAAGGCGCTGCGGATGGTGGAAGGCAAACCGGCGTGGTCACCCGAAAAATGGGCCGAAATCATGGTGGAGGAGGCGTTAAGCGAAGCCGCCGAACTGGAAGCCTGCGGGTTTCACGATATACTGGTTTCGCTCAAAGCCGACGACGTGGAACGCACGCTTATGGCCTGCCGGCTGTTCGCGCGGAAAAGCGATATCCCGCAGCATATCGGCGTGACCGAGGCGGGCAGTTTTCTGCCGGGCGTGGTGAAGTCGTCAATGGCGTTAGGCTCGCTGCTGGGCGAGGGGCTGGGCGATACCGTGCGTGTTTCGCTTACCGAGGATCCGGTTTTGCAGGTTCGCACCGCTTACGAGATTTTGAAAGGGCTGGGCCTGCGCTGTTACGGCCCCGACATAATATCCTGCCCCACCTGCGGCCGCTGCCAGGTGGACGTGCACGGCACGGTTAGCGAGCTCGAGAGCCGGATTTACGGCGATCCCGCGCTCCGTCATAAAGCGGAAGGTCTCAAGATCGCGGTCATGGGGTGTGTGGTGAACGGGCCGGGCGAGGCCCGGTCGGCTGATTTCGGGATAGCGGGCGGCAAAAACGTCGGAGTGTGGATAGAGAACGGCAGGCCCGGCCGCCAGATTCCCTGCGGGCGCTGGATCGCCGAACTGATCGAAAAAATACAATCGCTTTAG